A window of the Nitrosopumilus ureiphilus genome harbors these coding sequences:
- a CDS encoding M20/M25/M40 family metallo-hydrolase, translated as MKVALIYNENIIDPNDVINVFGTSTKEHYSSKAVERVARALEKGGHTVKVVEGDIHLADELKEFMPKVVAGENPGMVFNMAYGIQGHNRYTHVPAMMEMLGIPYIGSGPAGHAIVQDKVMTKIVLQKNNIPTPGFWVFRTPEDTYDDLVFPVIVKPKLESTSMGMEVVDNWNDLRAAVKVQIEKFEQDILVEQFISGREFAVGLLGNSPDIDVLPIVEINLDNPDQIQTISDKKKMGGVEKTCPAKLSKEKAEEMKQMCRKAFSCLGLNDYSRVDFRMDKDENLYILELNSMASLGTGGSFYYAAQTAGYTYDSLINKILDVAVIRYFGSSIQQQDAGVDLTQPLRVVARTYLRGHLQSLKETLRGFVNLNTHVYNIENVNQLGTTISKRLKHLGFSEHIHRQHDVGNFYYFKNHSESENDVLLVSHLDTHYGPDDLISFYEENDKILGSGTAESKGGLAVMLGALHALRFAKKLKKIRCAILLTTDDSLGGRYSKRFVKEYSKKSRYILGLKSASKDGGIITTCYGRSDYQIRFTSTAEQSGSDIHGIIPVLAKKLSAIEKLSKDEKDYRLRTTSIISKGSHGQTPNFATLTLICSYKTTKFGESLDSKIQTIMKKREAGSPKLDVSINKIQTRPPVLEEPSDTKFYELVEDLAKKHEIKIKKHSQLISSDISNVPIKLPALDGFGPIGHHYRSTKEYILHDSIVERAALLASVLFKCAEK; from the coding sequence TTGAAAGTTGCTTTAATCTATAATGAAAATATCATTGATCCTAATGATGTCATCAATGTTTTTGGAACGAGTACAAAAGAACATTACAGTTCAAAGGCTGTAGAAAGAGTTGCAAGAGCATTAGAAAAAGGTGGACATACAGTTAAAGTTGTTGAAGGCGACATCCATCTTGCCGATGAACTAAAAGAATTCATGCCAAAGGTAGTTGCAGGTGAAAATCCCGGAATGGTTTTCAACATGGCATATGGTATACAAGGTCATAACAGATACACACACGTTCCTGCAATGATGGAAATGCTTGGCATCCCTTACATTGGTTCAGGTCCAGCAGGACATGCAATTGTTCAAGACAAAGTGATGACAAAGATTGTTTTGCAAAAAAATAACATTCCAACCCCTGGGTTTTGGGTGTTTCGGACTCCTGAGGATACTTATGATGATTTAGTTTTCCCTGTAATTGTCAAACCAAAACTAGAGTCCACCTCAATGGGAATGGAAGTGGTGGATAATTGGAATGATCTTCGTGCTGCAGTAAAAGTCCAGATTGAGAAATTTGAGCAAGATATACTGGTAGAACAATTCATTTCTGGCCGAGAATTTGCAGTAGGACTGCTGGGCAATAGCCCTGACATAGATGTTCTTCCAATAGTTGAAATTAATCTTGATAATCCAGATCAAATACAAACTATTTCTGATAAAAAGAAAATGGGTGGTGTTGAAAAAACATGTCCTGCAAAATTATCAAAAGAAAAAGCAGAAGAGATGAAACAAATGTGCAGAAAGGCATTTAGTTGTTTGGGACTCAATGATTACAGTAGAGTTGATTTTAGAATGGATAAGGATGAGAATCTTTATATTCTTGAATTAAATTCCATGGCTAGTCTTGGAACTGGCGGCTCTTTTTATTATGCTGCACAAACTGCTGGATACACTTATGATTCGTTAATCAACAAAATTTTAGATGTTGCTGTAATTCGATATTTCGGTTCTTCAATACAACAACAAGATGCTGGTGTTGATCTAACTCAACCATTACGTGTTGTTGCTAGAACCTATCTGAGAGGCCATCTACAGAGTCTCAAAGAAACATTGAGGGGTTTTGTGAATCTAAATACACATGTTTACAACATTGAAAATGTCAATCAATTAGGAACAACAATCTCCAAGCGATTAAAACATCTTGGATTTAGTGAGCATATTCACAGACAACATGATGTTGGAAATTTCTATTATTTCAAAAATCACTCTGAATCCGAAAACGATGTTCTGTTAGTCTCTCATCTTGATACTCATTATGGACCCGATGATTTAATCAGCTTCTATGAAGAAAATGACAAAATTCTTGGTTCGGGCACTGCTGAAAGTAAAGGTGGATTGGCAGTAATGTTAGGTGCACTACATGCATTAAGATTTGCAAAAAAACTCAAAAAAATAAGATGTGCGATATTACTTACAACTGATGATAGTTTGGGAGGACGATATAGCAAGAGATTTGTTAAGGAATACTCTAAAAAGTCACGATATATTCTTGGATTAAAATCTGCAAGTAAAGATGGTGGAATAATTACAACTTGCTATGGGAGAAGCGATTATCAGATTAGATTTACTAGTACTGCTGAACAATCCGGTTCTGATATTCATGGGATAATACCAGTTTTAGCAAAAAAGCTATCTGCAATTGAAAAGCTTTCAAAAGATGAAAAAGACTATCGATTAAGAACTACATCTATTATTTCAAAAGGCTCTCATGGGCAGACTCCAAATTTTGCCACATTAACCCTGATATGCAGTTACAAAACAACTAAATTTGGAGAATCACTTGATTCAAAAATCCAAACAATCATGAAAAAAAGGGAAGCCGGTTCTCCAAAATTAGATGTTTCAATTAATAAAATTCAAACTAGGCCTCCGGTGTTAGAAGAGCCATCAGATACAAAATTTTATGAATTAGTAGAAGATCTTGCTAAAAAACACGAGATAAAAATTAAAAAACACTCTCAACTAATCTCTTCAGATATTAGTAATGTCCCAATCAAACTTCCCGCATTAGATGGATTCGGACCAATTGGCCATCATTATCGCTCAACAAAAGAATACATTCTTCATGACAGTATTGTCGAACGCGCAGCATTATTGGCCTCTGTCCTATTCAAATGTGCTGAGAAATAA
- a CDS encoding PD-(D/E)XK nuclease family protein: MLKIREPELLDREDGHWYKTKFDKIYPSINTILSATSSDDKQNSLESWRENEPAHEYITAQAQEIGTQSHKIIENYLSNSLSLDEFDLLPIAHFNNLKPYLENISDVTSIEQRMYSDNLKVAGTSDLIAEYDGELSIIDYKTKRKPQMDEYMYEYYLQTTCYAQMFQEATSRKINQVVILVSSEKNTRQEFIKSCDDYIEPLNERIKKYYLNSLN; this comes from the coding sequence ATGTTAAAGATCAGAGAACCTGAATTATTAGATCGTGAAGATGGTCATTGGTATAAAACAAAATTTGATAAAATCTATCCATCAATAAACACCATTTTGTCCGCTACATCTTCTGATGACAAACAAAATAGTTTGGAATCTTGGAGAGAAAATGAACCTGCACATGAATACATTACTGCACAAGCCCAAGAAATTGGAACTCAGTCACACAAGATTATTGAGAATTATCTGAGTAACAGTTTATCTTTAGACGAGTTTGACTTGCTTCCTATTGCCCATTTTAATAATTTAAAACCATATTTAGAAAATATTTCAGACGTTACCTCTATTGAACAAAGAATGTACTCTGATAACCTAAAGGTTGCAGGTACCAGTGATTTGATTGCAGAGTATGATGGAGAATTATCCATTATTGATTACAAGACAAAAAGAAAACCTCAGATGGACGAATACATGTATGAGTATTATCTGCAAACTACATGTTATGCTCAAATGTTTCAAGAAGCAACTAGTCGGAAAATCAATCAAGTAGTGATTTTAGTTAGCAGTGAAAAAAATACTCGTCAGGAATTCATCAAGTCATGTGATGACTATATCGAGCCCCTCAATGAAAGAATTAAAAAATACTATCTGAATAGTCTTAATTGA
- a CDS encoding hemolysin family protein, translating into MDFIEIEIVVIAMLVCFYALFSGLEIAIVGVRRSRVIHLYRKRVPGSSPLYKLKMNPAMMTSSVNLGNTLVNVASSVLAADVAIKLLGSQGVGIIIGIMTFVILIFGEILPKTFCNVNPEKASLKFSRVLLIFTYVMYPFVKLLEYIAATILKLFGGYSPRPKPITEEEIKEVIDLGYTDKAIEKEERDLVRNALEFDDKPIKDVMTPKENIFSLEGNLTLSKVISKIDDKGFSRIPVFEKISDNIVGILHIWDISRLPENKFSATKINTLARKPFFIYSNDRISDLLIELKKKDMHMAIVLDNDDKLVGIITVEDLLEEIVGDIVGEAKKQ; encoded by the coding sequence ATGGACTTTATTGAAATTGAGATTGTTGTAATAGCGATGTTGGTGTGCTTTTATGCTCTTTTTAGTGGACTTGAAATTGCAATAGTTGGGGTTAGACGTTCTAGAGTTATTCACTTGTATAGAAAACGTGTTCCTGGTTCTTCACCACTCTACAAATTAAAAATGAATCCTGCAATGATGACCTCCAGTGTCAATTTGGGAAATACTTTGGTTAATGTGGCATCTTCTGTTCTTGCAGCTGATGTTGCGATAAAATTGCTTGGAAGTCAAGGCGTGGGAATAATAATTGGAATAATGACATTTGTGATTTTGATTTTTGGTGAAATATTGCCTAAAACATTTTGTAACGTAAATCCAGAAAAAGCATCTCTGAAATTTAGTAGAGTACTACTGATTTTCACTTATGTGATGTATCCTTTTGTTAAATTATTAGAATACATTGCTGCAACAATCTTGAAACTTTTTGGAGGTTACTCTCCAAGACCAAAACCCATTACGGAAGAGGAGATCAAAGAAGTCATCGATTTGGGTTATACAGATAAAGCAATTGAAAAAGAAGAACGTGATCTTGTACGTAATGCATTAGAGTTTGATGATAAACCAATTAAAGATGTAATGACTCCCAAAGAAAATATTTTTTCATTGGAGGGAAACCTAACATTATCCAAAGTCATTTCAAAAATTGATGATAAAGGATTTTCCCGAATTCCAGTTTTTGAAAAAATATCCGACAATATTGTTGGAATATTGCACATATGGGACATATCACGACTGCCTGAAAACAAATTTTCTGCTACCAAAATAAACACCCTGGCCCGAAAACCATTCTTCATCTATTCCAATGATCGAATTAGTGATCTTCTCATTGAACTTAAGAAAAAAGATATGCATATGGCAATTGTTTTAGATAATGATGATAAATTAGTTGGAATAATTACTGTTGAAGATTTGTTAGAAGAAATTGTAGGTGATATTGTCGGTGAGGCAAAAAAACAATAA
- a CDS encoding universal stress protein codes for MKANKIKTIAIPFDGSIHSKHAFDMALSLAQKYHSKLILVTCVEKINGSWYGKEFTPTYNQDVKKYKEKILRETSKLEQISKKKNIKTITKIFVSDSIVEQILSFSKSSKVDMIVIGSHGRTGIDKLILGSVVNGVVQRSKIPVLVVQ; via the coding sequence ATGAAGGCCAATAAAATCAAAACAATTGCTATCCCATTTGATGGTTCTATCCATTCAAAACATGCATTTGATATGGCGTTAAGCCTGGCTCAAAAATATCATTCAAAACTAATTCTAGTTACATGTGTTGAAAAGATCAATGGAAGTTGGTATGGAAAAGAATTTACTCCAACATATAATCAAGATGTAAAAAAATACAAAGAAAAAATACTCCGTGAAACTTCAAAATTGGAACAAATTTCAAAAAAGAAGAATATCAAAACAATCACAAAAATATTTGTTAGTGATTCAATAGTGGAGCAAATACTATCATTTTCAAAATCCAGTAAGGTGGATATGATTGTAATAGGATCTCATGGGAGAACAGGCATTGATAAATTGATTTTGGGTAGTGTTGTAAATGGTGTTGTTCAAAGATCTAAAATTCCTGTTTTAGTTGTACAATAA
- a CDS encoding potassium channel family protein, which yields MLKLLISLLVISVLVIGTSGIGIYLIESPHEDAQITNLIDAFWWASATVTTVGYGDVVPVTELGRLMGIVLMFVGISIIGTFISALGALLIGSRLKKHESVESSTKSLIIKKINDIENLEKNEVELLISMVKDLHDEAKTNHKKN from the coding sequence TTGTTGAAACTTTTAATTTCTCTCCTCGTGATTTCAGTATTGGTGATTGGCACAAGTGGAATTGGAATTTATTTAATCGAATCCCCTCATGAAGATGCACAAATTACAAATCTTATTGATGCTTTTTGGTGGGCTTCTGCAACAGTCACAACAGTAGGATACGGAGATGTTGTTCCAGTTACAGAACTTGGACGATTAATGGGAATTGTTTTGATGTTTGTAGGCATATCTATTATTGGTACTTTTATCTCCGCATTAGGTGCATTACTTATTGGTTCTAGATTAAAAAAACATGAATCAGTAGAATCTTCTACAAAATCATTGATTATTAAAAAAATTAACGATATTGAAAATTTGGAGAAAAATGAAGTAGAATTGTTGATTTCTATGGTAAAAGACTTGCATGATGAAGCAAAAACTAATCATAAAAAAAACTAG
- a CDS encoding dicarboxylate/amino acid:cation symporter — MVIESFKYPIPQITYLVKKKLWAQVLFALFLGLIVGVILGPEIGFVEKDTAEVITDWLSIPANLFLKIIQMIIIPLIFASIIRGITSSGSMEQLQKLGLGVSVYFVATTIIALTIGILIVSAIEPGNFIDSSLIRESFGIEDAEPVEKAEFSIQDIPQSIVGLIPSNPLASFMSGEMLSIIIFALIVGVSMISLPKQSSQPILDLLESIQKITMKVVSWAMRLAPFAAFGLIAGITSKVGLSALTVLGAYMITVVIGLFVMILVYMLIIKFFAKRPISSTFAMMKDAQLLAFSTSSSAAVMPLSIKTAEERMKVKPKVSQFIIPLGATINMDGTALYQIIAVFFLAQLFSIDLGFTTILLITLTALAASIGAPSAPGTGIVILSTILITAGIPPVAVVLLLGVDRVLDMTRTMVNVTGDLTACLVFDKRIKADDIPED; from the coding sequence TTGGTAATCGAGTCTTTCAAATACCCCATTCCTCAAATTACGTATCTAGTCAAGAAAAAACTTTGGGCTCAAGTTCTTTTTGCTTTATTCTTAGGATTGATAGTAGGAGTTATTTTAGGACCAGAAATAGGATTTGTTGAAAAGGATACTGCAGAAGTAATTACAGATTGGTTATCAATTCCAGCCAATCTGTTTCTAAAGATCATTCAGATGATAATCATACCGTTGATTTTTGCATCAATCATTCGAGGAATAACGTCCTCTGGCAGTATGGAGCAATTACAAAAATTAGGATTAGGTGTATCAGTATATTTTGTTGCAACAACCATTATTGCATTAACAATAGGAATTCTAATTGTATCAGCAATTGAACCAGGAAATTTTATTGATAGTTCTTTGATTAGAGAAAGTTTTGGAATTGAAGATGCAGAGCCAGTTGAAAAAGCAGAATTCAGCATACAAGATATTCCACAAAGCATTGTAGGGCTAATTCCAAGCAACCCATTAGCATCTTTTATGTCCGGAGAGATGTTAAGCATAATTATTTTTGCCTTAATTGTTGGGGTTTCGATGATTTCATTACCTAAACAGAGCTCACAGCCAATTCTTGACTTGTTAGAATCTATACAAAAAATTACCATGAAAGTTGTTTCATGGGCCATGCGTCTTGCACCATTTGCTGCATTTGGATTAATTGCAGGAATTACATCCAAGGTAGGTCTTTCTGCACTTACAGTTCTTGGAGCATATATGATAACAGTGGTGATTGGTCTTTTTGTAATGATATTGGTGTACATGTTAATCATCAAATTTTTTGCAAAGAGACCAATATCCTCCACATTTGCAATGATGAAAGACGCTCAACTTTTAGCATTCTCAACTTCTAGTTCTGCAGCAGTAATGCCATTGTCAATTAAAACAGCAGAAGAGAGAATGAAAGTAAAGCCCAAGGTTTCTCAGTTTATCATTCCGTTGGGGGCCACAATCAACATGGATGGTACAGCTCTCTATCAAATTATAGCAGTATTTTTCTTGGCACAATTATTCAGTATTGATTTAGGATTTACAACTATACTTTTAATCACACTAACTGCTCTTGCTGCATCAATTGGTGCACCTTCAGCTCCTGGAACAGGCATTGTGATACTTTCAACAATTTTGATAACAGCTGGAATTCCACCTGTTGCAGTGGTGCTTTTACTTGGTGTTGATAGGGTTTTAGATATGACAAGAACGATGGTCAATGTCACAGGGGATCTTACAGCATGTTTGGTTTTTGATAAGAGGATAAAGGCAGATGACATTCCAGAAGATTAA
- a CDS encoding cation:proton antiporter, translating to MAFESILYIGILLLSAKLFGEILHRINQPTILGNVLGGIIVGPALFALVQPIDEIELFVSIGVFFLFFLIGLEEIDLPGLFRVMRGRIFAGSVVAFLIPFIVAGFFGLALDMDFIKSFAIASVIAASSLGVTAKVLSDLGKLKSTIGLEIFTVAAIVEFIAIIVTSIMIQINTSETPVFSEFIWLFAKMIIFFVVAGLVSVFILPRFFRFIKKHLQVTQIYFGIVIAVILLVAYFAEISGVHGAIGALLLGIAVSRMSKEEFNEISKNVHAVGYGIFIPIFFAGIGLHFSTAFLDLELWVIVGFLVIMIGVKFLSSYIAVRIAQMRPATTVAYGVMSKGAVDLALMLSLLQVNILNNSLFSLLVLGTLMTMIISSVELQRKLKKIIHFKVGTIEMGLVPGYFRRVVSDMTAMTVINTAFLKTTKNVTIKDFLENNELDKRPFLVFDEKDVLVGIVSKREIDKSHKKTRDITTIEDIMYEKVLTVLPSEYLYSVIQKMNSYPFDMIPVVDPEDRKKIIGIISNHDILNLLVEPKKP from the coding sequence TTGGCTTTTGAATCTATTTTGTATATTGGAATTTTACTCCTATCTGCTAAATTATTTGGTGAAATTCTGCATAGGATTAACCAACCTACAATTTTAGGAAATGTTCTTGGAGGAATAATAGTCGGTCCGGCCCTTTTTGCACTTGTTCAGCCAATTGATGAAATAGAACTTTTTGTCTCAATTGGTGTATTTTTCCTATTTTTTTTGATAGGTCTTGAAGAAATTGATTTACCTGGATTATTCCGCGTAATGAGAGGTAGAATCTTTGCAGGTTCTGTAGTTGCATTTTTGATTCCTTTCATAGTTGCTGGCTTTTTTGGATTGGCCTTAGATATGGATTTTATTAAATCATTTGCGATTGCTAGTGTTATTGCGGCATCTAGTTTGGGTGTTACTGCTAAAGTTCTAAGTGATCTTGGAAAATTAAAATCCACAATTGGTCTTGAAATTTTCACAGTAGCTGCGATTGTGGAATTCATTGCAATTATTGTTACAAGTATAATGATTCAAATCAATACTAGTGAGACTCCTGTGTTTTCAGAATTTATTTGGTTATTTGCAAAAATGATTATTTTCTTTGTAGTAGCAGGACTTGTCTCAGTATTTATTTTACCCAGATTTTTCCGTTTTATAAAAAAACATCTTCAAGTTACCCAAATTTATTTTGGAATCGTAATTGCAGTGATATTACTTGTTGCATATTTTGCTGAGATTAGTGGGGTTCATGGTGCAATCGGTGCGCTTCTTTTAGGAATTGCAGTTTCAAGGATGAGTAAAGAGGAATTTAACGAGATTTCAAAAAATGTTCATGCTGTGGGATATGGAATCTTTATCCCGATCTTCTTTGCAGGAATAGGACTTCATTTTAGCACTGCATTTCTTGATTTAGAATTGTGGGTAATAGTTGGTTTTCTTGTAATAATGATAGGTGTGAAATTTCTCAGTTCTTACATTGCAGTACGTATTGCTCAGATGAGACCCGCAACGACTGTTGCATACGGTGTTATGTCTAAAGGTGCCGTGGACTTGGCATTGATGTTGTCATTGTTGCAAGTGAATATTTTGAACAATAGCCTGTTTTCACTTTTGGTTCTTGGAACTCTTATGACTATGATTATTTCTAGTGTTGAGCTTCAGCGCAAACTAAAGAAAATCATCCATTTCAAAGTAGGAACGATAGAAATGGGCTTAGTTCCTGGCTATTTTAGAAGAGTAGTATCAGACATGACTGCTATGACGGTAATCAATACAGCATTTCTTAAAACAACAAAGAATGTTACAATTAAGGACTTTCTTGAAAATAATGAACTAGACAAAAGACCCTTTTTAGTTTTTGATGAAAAAGATGTTCTAGTTGGAATTGTCTCAAAACGCGAAATCGATAAATCTCACAAAAAAACTCGTGATATCACAACCATTGAAGATATAATGTATGAAAAAGTCCTCACTGTCTTACCTAGTGAATATCTATATTCAGTAATTCAAAAGATGAACTCTTATCCGTTTGACATGATACCCGTAGTTGATCCTGAAGACAGAAAAAAAATAATCGGCATAATTTCAAATCATGACATACTGAATTTACTAGTAGAGCCAAAAAAACCCTAG
- a CDS encoding Lrp/AsnC ligand binding domain-containing protein, producing the protein MQAYILINCNTGSETTLISELKELSEIIEINGVWGKYDIFIKISTSDPNGVEQIVKRLRNHPDVVDTYTMHVLYGQGGTIDNE; encoded by the coding sequence ATGCAAGCATACATTCTGATAAATTGTAATACTGGTAGTGAAACTACGCTAATTTCTGAATTGAAAGAATTGTCTGAAATAATTGAAATTAATGGCGTATGGGGGAAATATGATATTTTCATTAAAATTTCTACCTCTGATCCTAATGGGGTTGAACAGATTGTCAAAAGATTACGAAATCATCCTGATGTTGTAGATACCTATACCATGCATGTACTATATGGTCAAGGTGGAACAATCGATAATGAATGA
- a CDS encoding PRC-barrel domain-containing protein yields the protein MTVQNTPFSKYWNLRQFIGKTVFDSKGQDCGKIKSVLIDPQKFSISGILVKKRLSKEYFLSQDYFEEFNETGLSLNSIPIKPGDKVADVDGKNIGRVIKINLNTDTNKLESLEIKSGFKSEIVPSDRIIAVGEKIKIKLF from the coding sequence ATGACTGTGCAAAATACACCATTTTCAAAATATTGGAATCTTCGACAATTTATTGGAAAAACTGTTTTTGATAGCAAAGGGCAGGATTGTGGAAAAATTAAATCCGTTCTAATTGATCCGCAGAAATTTTCAATATCTGGAATTTTGGTAAAAAAAAGACTATCAAAAGAATACTTTTTGTCACAAGACTATTTTGAGGAATTCAATGAAACCGGACTAAGTTTAAACTCTATTCCAATAAAACCTGGAGATAAAGTTGCAGATGTTGATGGAAAAAACATAGGCAGGGTAATCAAAATAAATCTAAATACTGACACAAACAAACTTGAATCACTTGAGATAAAATCTGGGTTTAAATCAGAAATTGTTCCTTCTGATAGAATAATTGCAGTTGGAGAAAAAATCAAAATTAAATTATTCTAA
- a CDS encoding SHOCT domain-containing protein, which produces MVTENKKSESDNKAIKKKQEKIIDTLAKNYSQTLEHTKNFGKESLEKIAEVSSTGTDFLKSKPYWDSLKSGSQKIREKTSEHGAEFKKNSPEFYKKISNAFFNFFETIIGRIKLGTQYGTPSLEILERLAKLKELGIITNDEFTKKKKKILERI; this is translated from the coding sequence ATGGTGACTGAAAATAAGAAATCTGAAAGCGACAACAAAGCAATTAAGAAAAAACAAGAAAAAATCATTGACACGCTAGCAAAAAACTATTCTCAGACTCTAGAACATACAAAAAACTTTGGAAAAGAATCATTAGAAAAGATAGCAGAGGTAAGTTCTACCGGTACTGATTTTCTAAAATCAAAACCTTATTGGGATTCACTGAAAAGTGGTTCTCAAAAAATCCGAGAAAAAACTTCAGAGCATGGTGCAGAATTTAAAAAAAATAGTCCTGAATTTTACAAGAAAATTAGTAATGCATTTTTTAATTTTTTTGAGACAATTATTGGTAGAATAAAACTTGGCACACAATATGGTACTCCTAGTCTTGAGATTTTAGAAAGATTGGCTAAACTCAAAGAGCTTGGAATAATTACTAATGATGAATTTACCAAGAAAAAGAAAAAAATCTTAGAGAGAATCTAA
- a CDS encoding cation:proton antiporter: MEVEVTQFLALLALLLGGGMIGAGIMKKIKFPTIIGFILIGMIAGPYGLGIVDDVELINLLAELGIIILLFVVGLEFSLQKLRKAGMKAITVGMTELSIMFFLAYIGAFSFGWSHLEALYLAGILSISSTAISLRIMRDLKLVKTKEFDTIITILIVEDLAAVLLLVILGNASDGAQLDFTGVGILILQSLTFFVIALALGIKLIPKLLEKIHRLDIPEGPFITALALGFGLAVLAHFLGQSSAIGAFIMGMIIASSKHSESITKKVLPLRDFFGVIFFVSIGMLVNIMTIPDVALISIPIIILAVIGKFIGNFFGASIGGHGMISSSTIGSVMVPRGEFSFIMAKQAVDSGSVRDSLYPVTMLVTLATMFCMPLLLKILPTLADKTSHIPINILNPIYIVGKFFNNLMNTPDDNNQFNKILKTHGPKFFVNLMIVIAILALIDYFNDDIVIIISTIGIPLPIEPEILLTIISILLIVYPVIAMLGKIENLVTNISDILSTKLIPADTQQLEEKPLHRLLRNIFFTGFVLIIIAVIQPYLGDIMILPFLPFIISGVGLTIAIILIADSVFVFQKLSHGHIMESLMKEDENPEPE; the protein is encoded by the coding sequence TTGGAAGTAGAAGTTACACAATTTCTTGCGCTTTTAGCATTACTGCTAGGTGGAGGAATGATTGGTGCAGGAATAATGAAAAAGATAAAGTTTCCAACAATTATTGGATTTATTTTAATTGGAATGATTGCAGGACCCTATGGGCTTGGAATTGTAGATGATGTAGAACTAATCAACCTTTTAGCAGAATTAGGAATAATCATCCTTCTTTTTGTTGTTGGATTAGAATTCAGTCTACAAAAATTACGCAAGGCTGGCATGAAAGCAATCACAGTGGGTATGACTGAACTATCAATAATGTTTTTTCTGGCATACATTGGAGCCTTTTCATTTGGATGGTCCCATTTAGAGGCGCTATATCTTGCAGGAATATTGTCAATTAGCAGCACAGCAATTTCTCTACGAATAATGCGAGATCTCAAACTAGTCAAAACAAAAGAATTTGATACTATAATCACAATTTTAATCGTTGAAGATCTTGCAGCAGTATTACTCTTAGTGATTTTGGGTAATGCATCTGATGGTGCACAATTAGATTTTACAGGAGTTGGAATTTTGATTTTACAAAGTTTGACATTTTTTGTCATCGCATTAGCTCTTGGAATTAAATTAATTCCTAAACTATTAGAGAAAATACATAGATTGGATATTCCTGAAGGCCCTTTTATCACAGCACTTGCTTTGGGATTTGGATTGGCAGTTTTGGCACATTTTCTTGGTCAAAGTTCTGCAATTGGTGCATTTATCATGGGAATGATAATTGCATCATCAAAACATTCTGAAAGTATTACAAAAAAAGTTCTTCCTCTAAGAGACTTTTTTGGTGTAATATTTTTTGTATCTATTGGAATGTTGGTAAACATCATGACAATTCCTGATGTTGCTTTGATTTCAATTCCGATAATAATTTTGGCTGTTATTGGAAAATTCATTGGAAATTTCTTTGGTGCATCAATAGGAGGTCATGGAATGATCAGTTCTTCTACAATTGGCTCTGTCATGGTTCCTAGAGGTGAATTCTCGTTTATAATGGCAAAACAGGCAGTAGATAGCGGCTCTGTTAGAGATTCACTGTATCCTGTTACAATGCTTGTTACATTGGCTACGATGTTTTGTATGCCTTTATTGCTAAAAATATTGCCAACACTTGCAGATAAAACAAGTCATATACCAATAAATATTCTAAATCCAATTTACATCGTTGGCAAATTCTTTAACAATCTGATGAATACTCCTGATGATAACAATCAATTTAATAAGATTCTAAAAACACATGGACCAAAATTCTTTGTCAATCTAATGATCGTGATTGCAATTCTTGCTCTAATAGATTACTTTAATGATGATATAGTAATTATAATTTCAACAATTGGAATTCCACTTCCAATCGAACCTGAAATCCTTTTGACTATAATCAGCATATTACTAATTGTATATCCTGTAATTGCAATGCTTGGTAAAATAGAAAATTTAGTCACAAATATCTCCGACATATTATCTACAAAACTAATTCCAGCTGATACACAGCAACTAGAAGAAAAACCCCTTCATAGGTTACTCCGAAATATTTTCTTTACAGGTTTTGTTTTGATAATTATTGCGGTAATTCAACCTTATTTGGGAGATATCATGATCTTGCCATTTTTACCATTCATAATATCTGGCGTGGGTCTAACCATTGCAATAATTTTGATAGCTGACTCGGTGTTTGTATTCCAAAAATTATCTCATGGTCATATTATGGAAAGTTTGATGAAAGAAGATGAAAATCCTGAGCCTGAATAA